The Ketobacter sp. MCCC 1A13808 genome includes a window with the following:
- a CDS encoding glutathione peroxidase yields MSESVYQFSSVTMQGKELSLSEFKGKVLLVVNTASKCGFTPQFKGLEELHKKYQEQGLEILGFPCNQFLKQDPGSNQEISEFCELNYGVSFTMFQKVDVNGDDTHPLFKHLKAEAPGMLGSQAIKWNFTKFLVDKDGQVVARFAPKDTPSDIEPEIKKLLA; encoded by the coding sequence ATGTCGGAATCGGTTTACCAGTTCAGTAGTGTCACCATGCAAGGCAAAGAGCTTTCACTATCTGAATTTAAAGGAAAAGTTTTGCTCGTCGTGAATACCGCCAGCAAATGTGGTTTTACACCGCAATTCAAAGGTCTGGAAGAGCTTCATAAAAAGTATCAGGAGCAGGGGCTTGAAATTCTTGGTTTTCCCTGTAACCAGTTTCTGAAGCAGGATCCCGGATCCAACCAGGAGATATCGGAATTCTGTGAACTCAATTACGGTGTGTCTTTCACCATGTTTCAGAAAGTGGACGTAAACGGAGATGACACACATCCCTTATTCAAGCATCTGAAAGCGGAAGCGCCTGGCATGTTGGGTAGTCAGGCAATTAAATGGAACTTCACCAAATTTCTGGTGGATAAGGATGGGCAAGTGGTGGCGAGGTTTGCGCCCAAAGACACCCCATCGGACATTGAGCCTGAAATCAAGAAGCTATTGGCATAA
- a CDS encoding MarR family winged helix-turn-helix transcriptional regulator, with amino-acid sequence MFPDMDADEALKLDNQFCFVVYALSRKIIGQYRPLLSAIELTYPQYLVMLVLWEHLPNPAKPGGVTIKFIGERLMLDTGTLTPLLKRLEQRGLIHRERAKDDEREVLVRLSLEGIELKQKAKDIPFKVMCDTALPLDEVLKLKEALKVMLALDTEPAIQSGC; translated from the coding sequence ATGTTCCCGGATATGGACGCTGATGAGGCGCTTAAGCTCGATAACCAATTCTGTTTTGTTGTGTATGCATTGTCGCGCAAGATTATCGGTCAGTATCGGCCTTTGTTATCTGCCATTGAACTGACCTATCCGCAATACCTGGTGATGTTGGTATTGTGGGAGCATTTGCCGAATCCGGCAAAACCGGGCGGGGTTACGATAAAGTTTATCGGTGAGCGGCTAATGTTGGATACGGGCACGTTAACACCGTTGCTCAAGCGTCTGGAGCAGAGAGGATTAATTCATCGGGAGCGTGCCAAAGACGACGAGCGGGAGGTGTTGGTCCGCTTGTCACTGGAAGGAATCGAACTCAAACAGAAAGCCAAGGACATCCCGTTCAAAGTCATGTGCGACACCGCATTGCCCTTGGATGAGGTTTTGAAACTGAAAGAAGCACTGAAAGTGATGCTGGCTTTGGATACGGAACCGGCCATTCAGAGCGGCTGTTAA
- a CDS encoding DUF962 domain-containing protein: protein MPEAKEFKSFEQFYPYYLSEHENTTCRRLHFVGSTLVLCLIAYMLLSQTAWLLVLLPFIGYGFAWIGHFFFEKNRPATFTYPWFSFKGDWVMYKDMITGKIPF, encoded by the coding sequence GTGCCTGAAGCCAAAGAGTTTAAATCGTTCGAACAATTTTACCCCTACTATTTGTCGGAACATGAGAATACCACCTGCCGCAGACTGCATTTCGTCGGCAGCACCCTGGTGCTGTGCCTCATCGCCTACATGCTGCTATCCCAAACTGCGTGGTTGTTGGTGCTGTTGCCCTTTATCGGATACGGTTTTGCCTGGATTGGTCATTTCTTCTTCGAGAAGAATCGCCCTGCGACGTTCACCTACCCCTGGTTCAGTTTTAAAGGGGACTGGGTGATGTATAAAGATATGATCACCGGCAAAATCCCGTTTTAG
- the nfi gene encoding deoxyribonuclease V (cleaves DNA at apurinic or apyrimidinic sites) — protein MPEANPRRSRKSLSSLNTHAWDLSPQDAIALQKQWADRVVLCDEFDEVRFVAGVDVGFEENNKVTRAAIAVLSFPSLQLVESALVKQPTRYPYIPGLLSFREMPAILAAYSTLRTIPDLLLCDGQGVAHPRRLGIASHLGVWLDKPAIGVGKSRLVGQYGPVPDVRGSWVALVDKGEEVGAVLRSRQNVKPIFISPGHKISIDSAIKWTMACTTRFKLPETTRHAHHIASNLK, from the coding sequence ATGCCTGAAGCTAATCCGCGACGTTCCCGCAAAAGCCTGTCTTCGCTGAATACCCATGCCTGGGATTTATCGCCCCAAGATGCGATCGCTTTACAAAAGCAATGGGCGGACAGAGTGGTTTTATGCGATGAGTTTGATGAGGTCCGGTTTGTGGCTGGAGTGGATGTCGGCTTCGAAGAGAATAATAAAGTCACCCGAGCTGCCATTGCTGTTTTGTCATTTCCGTCGTTGCAGCTGGTCGAAAGCGCTTTGGTGAAACAGCCTACCCGTTACCCCTATATACCAGGATTGCTGTCTTTTCGAGAAATGCCGGCGATTTTGGCTGCCTATAGTACACTCAGAACCATTCCGGACTTATTGCTTTGTGATGGGCAGGGCGTGGCACACCCCAGGCGTTTGGGCATAGCCAGTCATTTGGGAGTGTGGCTGGACAAACCGGCCATTGGCGTCGGCAAATCGAGATTGGTCGGACAATATGGCCCGGTGCCGGATGTGCGGGGTAGCTGGGTCGCATTAGTCGATAAGGGAGAAGAGGTCGGGGCGGTGCTGCGGTCACGGCAAAACGTGAAACCCATTTTCATTTCACCAGGACATAAAATCAGTATCGATAGTGCCATAAAGTGGACGATGGCTTGCACTACGCGTTTCAAGTTGCCCGAAACCACCCGACATGCACACCATATTGCGTCAAACCTCAAGTAG
- a CDS encoding glutamine amidotransferase has product MTAKIAIIKTGSTHAKLIRLYGDFDQWFQRNIQSAEFTTYDIEQGVSLPACTDFDGYIITGSPRMVTEKLDWSVELEDWIRLAVKQEVKLLAVCYGHQLLAEALGGQAGWHPRGREIGTVNVQLTTAGLNDALLGFLPARFSAQATHAQSALKLPADAVLLAANEFEPNHAFRLGNSAWGVQFHPEFSADIMRGYLFETADKLLDDRQPVAELINRVHDADAASNVIDRFVALCQHR; this is encoded by the coding sequence ATGACAGCAAAAATTGCAATAATCAAAACCGGCTCGACCCATGCAAAACTGATCCGGCTTTATGGCGATTTTGATCAATGGTTCCAACGTAATATTCAATCTGCCGAGTTTACGACGTACGACATAGAGCAAGGGGTTTCCCTACCGGCCTGCACTGATTTCGATGGTTACATCATTACCGGATCACCGCGCATGGTCACCGAGAAACTGGACTGGAGCGTCGAACTTGAGGACTGGATACGGCTTGCGGTAAAGCAGGAAGTGAAACTTCTGGCAGTCTGTTACGGGCACCAGCTATTAGCTGAAGCACTGGGTGGCCAGGCTGGTTGGCACCCCCGCGGCAGAGAGATAGGCACGGTCAATGTGCAACTCACCACGGCAGGTCTAAACGACGCGCTCCTTGGATTTTTGCCCGCGCGTTTCAGCGCTCAAGCCACTCATGCTCAGAGCGCACTGAAATTACCAGCGGATGCCGTGCTGCTGGCTGCAAACGAGTTCGAGCCAAATCACGCGTTCCGCCTCGGAAACTCTGCCTGGGGTGTCCAATTCCATCCAGAATTTAGCGCTGACATCATGCGTGGCTATTTATTCGAAACCGCGGATAAACTGCTCGATGATCGACAACCGGTTGCTGAACTGATTAACCGGGTTCACGATGCCGATGCCGCCAGCAATGTGATTGACCGATTTGTAGCGTTGTGCCAGCACCGATAG
- a CDS encoding acetyl-CoA hydrolase/transferase C-terminal domain-containing protein yields the protein MSTVHLDNVEACVDHIIASVGNDIRIGLPLGMGKPPELTNALYQRVKSNPELSLTIATALTLEVPEPGEGIQKRFIEPFLARVFGDYAGFDYMRDLREGTVPDNIQVHEFFFKSGAMLNIVEAQQNYICTNYTHSVRDILNMGINVVAQMLGHRIRNGKSEYSMSCNPETTLDLLPRLLERKQQGEAIVIIGQVNEQLPFMVNDAIVDDTVLDVLVTNKQYNKTLFAPPNMPISTVDYMVGIHASTLIPDGGTLQLGIGSLCDAIAYGCDLRQNHCGHYKQLLSDIGATQRFGKLIDSIGGTGPFEHGLYGCSEMFVNAFYQLMRLNILRREVYDHEGLQRLLNQKKLNKTINSDDLFTLLEAGVIREKLSQQDLEFLLQFGFFKPGTRIQGDSIIPPHGEPIPNHLTQNHAAIARSCLGTQLLQARILHGGFFLGPPSFYQALRDLDDDSRNSINMTRISYMNALYGCEELKRLQRTNARFINTVFLAHALGAATSDGLDNGKVVSGVGGQYNFVAQAHELEDARSILMLKSTKEKSGTTRSNIVWNYGHTTIPRHLRDIYITEYGIADTRGKCDKEVAAAMVNIADSRFQAQLVASAVNSGKLPGNYQIPQAFRSNYPDKLEKMIQPYRDKHLFPAFPFGSDFTETELVVAQCLKAMQSKMSRKSNIFRAILRSVKNKQVPEHFTPYLQRVELDQPATIEDKIARAMMIKELERLNV from the coding sequence ATGAGTACAGTACACCTTGACAACGTGGAGGCCTGTGTCGACCATATCATCGCCTCTGTGGGCAATGATATCCGCATCGGCCTGCCGCTGGGAATGGGTAAGCCACCCGAATTGACCAATGCGTTGTATCAGCGCGTAAAAAGCAATCCTGAGCTCTCTCTCACGATCGCAACCGCACTTACCCTGGAAGTTCCCGAGCCTGGCGAAGGCATCCAGAAACGATTTATTGAACCTTTTTTGGCACGGGTATTCGGCGACTACGCTGGATTCGATTACATGCGCGACCTGCGTGAGGGAACCGTTCCAGACAACATTCAAGTACACGAATTTTTCTTCAAATCCGGCGCTATGTTAAATATTGTCGAGGCGCAACAGAATTACATCTGTACCAACTACACTCACTCCGTGCGCGATATTCTCAATATGGGAATCAATGTCGTTGCGCAAATGCTCGGCCACCGCATTCGGAATGGCAAATCCGAATACAGTATGAGTTGCAATCCGGAAACTACGCTGGACTTACTGCCGCGTCTTCTGGAACGCAAACAGCAAGGCGAAGCCATCGTTATTATTGGCCAGGTTAACGAGCAATTACCTTTTATGGTAAATGACGCCATCGTGGATGATACCGTCCTGGATGTTTTGGTAACGAACAAGCAATACAACAAAACGCTGTTTGCTCCCCCGAATATGCCGATTTCCACCGTAGACTACATGGTTGGAATTCACGCCAGCACGCTGATACCGGATGGAGGCACATTGCAATTAGGCATCGGATCGTTGTGCGACGCCATTGCCTATGGCTGTGATTTACGGCAAAACCACTGCGGGCATTACAAACAATTGCTATCCGATATAGGGGCAACGCAAAGGTTCGGTAAACTAATAGATAGCATTGGCGGGACCGGGCCATTTGAGCATGGGCTCTATGGATGCAGTGAGATGTTCGTTAATGCGTTCTATCAATTGATGCGATTGAATATTCTGCGGCGTGAAGTGTACGATCACGAAGGCCTGCAACGGCTTTTGAACCAGAAAAAACTCAACAAGACTATTAATTCGGATGATTTATTCACCCTGTTGGAAGCCGGTGTTATCCGTGAAAAATTGAGCCAACAGGATTTGGAATTTCTGCTTCAATTCGGCTTTTTTAAACCCGGGACCCGCATCCAGGGCGATTCAATCATCCCTCCCCACGGTGAACCCATCCCGAATCATTTGACTCAAAACCATGCCGCCATTGCCCGCAGTTGCTTGGGCACTCAACTCTTGCAAGCACGCATTCTTCATGGCGGTTTTTTCCTCGGTCCACCTTCGTTTTACCAAGCCCTGCGCGATTTGGATGATGACAGCCGTAATTCGATTAATATGACTAGAATCAGTTATATGAACGCGCTATATGGCTGTGAAGAATTAAAGCGCCTGCAACGCACCAACGCGCGCTTCATCAATACCGTTTTTCTCGCGCACGCACTTGGCGCGGCGACTTCCGACGGGCTCGACAACGGCAAAGTGGTGAGCGGTGTTGGTGGGCAGTATAATTTTGTCGCTCAGGCCCACGAGTTGGAAGACGCGCGCTCAATACTCATGTTGAAAAGTACCAAGGAAAAATCCGGCACTACCCGATCAAATATCGTCTGGAATTATGGCCACACTACGATCCCACGACATTTACGAGACATCTATATCACGGAGTACGGTATCGCTGACACACGCGGGAAGTGCGATAAAGAAGTGGCTGCTGCGATGGTTAACATTGCGGACTCGCGCTTTCAGGCACAACTGGTTGCCAGTGCAGTCAACTCAGGAAAGTTACCTGGAAATTATCAAATTCCACAAGCGTTTCGATCAAACTATCCCGATAAACTCGAAAAGATGATTCAGCCGTACCGCGACAAACATTTATTTCCTGCTTTTCCATTCGGCTCGGATTTTACAGAAACCGAATTGGTTGTGGCGCAATGTCTGAAAGCAATGCAATCAAAAATGTCCAGAAAGTCTAATATTTTCAGAGCCATACTCCGCTCGGTAAAAAACAAGCAAGTTCCAGAACACTTCACGCCATATCTTCAACGGGTTGAATTAGATCAACCAGCAACCATCGAAGATAAAATAGCCAGAGCGATGATGATTAAAGAACTGGAAAGATTGAACGTGTGA
- a CDS encoding amidase, whose protein sequence is MTDSWAYLSASELLQQMADGVMTSRTLLDFYIQRIEQLNPAINAIVANNYPEARSRADAADAARLKGETWGPLHGLPLTVKDTFEVAGMLSTAGAKRLAAHRPERSAIAVQSLHDAGAIVFGKTNTPVYASDLQSYNPVYGTTHNPWNTEFTPGGSSGGSAAALAAGFTAVELGSDIAGSIRTPAHFCGVYGHKASQGIVPMQGHIPGPPGTLSEADLAVAGPMARSAGDLRLLLDVIAGPSPLMSPGWQLTLPESRHQRLSDFKVLLWVDDPFCEIDFAMRASFRQLKESLISQGVQVSEGAPLGKGLDTYFPGYMNLLGSAMGGSSKKRERQVMGLIAPLANKFKDHIDIANTFEQFLKGVSQSHVEWMGVNERRYRLRQRFIKAFDEFDVILTPVAMSSAFKHQHKPEIPLRRIKVNGKKRVYADMFKWIAPATLMGLPATSAPMGLAGSMPVNVQILGAPFEDKTTIEFANLLAQAIGGFSKPPGF, encoded by the coding sequence GTGACTGACAGTTGGGCGTATCTGAGTGCATCAGAGCTTCTTCAGCAAATGGCTGACGGGGTGATGACCAGCCGGACGCTGTTGGATTTCTACATACAGCGCATTGAGCAGTTGAATCCGGCAATCAACGCCATCGTAGCAAATAATTACCCAGAAGCACGCAGTCGGGCTGACGCTGCGGATGCCGCGCGTTTAAAAGGGGAGACCTGGGGCCCGTTACATGGCCTACCGCTTACGGTAAAAGATACCTTCGAAGTCGCAGGCATGCTTTCCACGGCTGGAGCAAAGCGTTTAGCCGCGCATCGGCCTGAGCGCAGTGCCATCGCAGTGCAGAGCCTGCATGATGCCGGTGCCATCGTGTTTGGAAAAACCAATACACCGGTTTATGCATCGGATCTGCAAAGTTACAATCCGGTCTATGGCACTACCCATAACCCCTGGAATACGGAATTTACACCCGGCGGGTCGTCCGGTGGGTCAGCGGCGGCTTTGGCGGCGGGTTTTACAGCGGTGGAATTGGGCTCCGACATTGCCGGATCGATCCGGACACCTGCCCACTTCTGTGGTGTGTATGGTCACAAAGCCAGCCAGGGGATTGTGCCGATGCAAGGCCATATTCCCGGCCCTCCTGGCACACTCAGTGAAGCGGATTTAGCGGTGGCGGGTCCGATGGCACGCAGCGCCGGCGATCTTCGATTATTGCTGGATGTGATAGCGGGACCGTCGCCGTTGATGTCGCCCGGATGGCAGCTTACATTACCGGAATCTCGCCATCAGCGGCTTTCTGATTTCAAAGTGTTGCTTTGGGTAGACGATCCCTTCTGTGAAATTGATTTCGCCATGAGAGCATCCTTTCGCCAACTAAAAGAATCACTGATATCTCAGGGGGTCCAGGTGTCGGAAGGTGCGCCACTGGGTAAGGGGCTGGACACTTATTTCCCCGGCTACATGAACCTGCTTGGTAGTGCCATGGGGGGATCCAGTAAAAAACGGGAACGCCAGGTAATGGGCCTGATCGCACCTTTGGCAAACAAATTTAAGGACCATATCGATATCGCCAACACATTTGAACAGTTCCTGAAAGGTGTTAGCCAATCTCACGTTGAATGGATGGGCGTGAATGAACGCCGTTATCGTTTGCGGCAACGCTTTATAAAAGCCTTTGATGAATTTGATGTCATTCTGACACCCGTAGCCATGAGCAGTGCGTTCAAGCATCAGCACAAGCCCGAGATCCCGTTGCGAAGAATAAAAGTGAATGGCAAAAAGCGGGTTTATGCGGATATGTTCAAGTGGATTGCCCCGGCTACCCTGATGGGTTTGCCTGCGACCAGTGCGCCAATGGGTCTGGCGGGTTCGATGCCGGTAAACGTTCAGATATTGGGCGCGCCCTTCGAAGATAAAACCACGATTGAATTTGCGAATTTGTTAGCGCAAGCGATTGGTGGCTTTTCAAAGCCACCGGGTTTTTAA
- a CDS encoding aldehyde dehydrogenase family protein: protein MTAPQAINEPGLTIAYNPGTGEEIGHIPNTDLTRLPEMFSHARAAQKIWARRSFKERAHALRLMRDYIVENAEELTEIVSKSNGKTRVDALATEVLPCTLACDWYGKHAEKALQEKKLPIDSLLFINKRTVIQRKPVGVVGIISPWNYPLSIPFGEVIMGLMAGNAIILKVAAATPLVGEAIEKIITAGNLPKGLFQQIVGSGGAVSRAFFAHGIDKIFFTGSVAVGKQLMEQAAKTLTPLSLELGGNDPMLVFEDADLERATNGALWAGFQNAGQSCGGVERVYVHESVYDPFMALMKSKTEALRHGMGQQFDVDIGSLTTLGQLNTVKQHLEEALSKGAEIVAQSKAVGAQDGFFHPATLLANTNNDMLIIKEETFGPVIPVMKFATEEEAIAQANESDLALTSSIWTKDLARGRRIAAELESGVTTINDHLYTHGLSEMPWGGWKHSGLGRTHGHEGLQEMTHVKAVNWDILPVKRNLWWYPFDETTYNTLLNAQRMMYPRDAKEFVGSALGAAPQMVKKMFTKWKHK from the coding sequence ATGACTGCACCCCAAGCAATTAACGAACCTGGACTCACCATTGCCTATAACCCCGGTACCGGGGAAGAAATTGGCCATATTCCCAACACCGACCTGACGCGACTGCCCGAGATGTTTTCCCATGCCCGGGCAGCCCAGAAAATCTGGGCACGACGTTCATTCAAAGAGCGTGCACATGCGTTGCGTTTAATGCGCGATTACATCGTCGAGAACGCAGAAGAATTGACCGAAATCGTGAGCAAAAGCAACGGAAAAACCCGGGTTGATGCCCTGGCGACCGAAGTATTGCCCTGCACTCTTGCCTGCGATTGGTACGGTAAACATGCCGAAAAAGCACTGCAAGAGAAAAAACTACCCATAGACAGCCTGTTATTTATCAATAAGCGTACCGTGATCCAGCGTAAGCCGGTCGGCGTAGTTGGTATAATCAGCCCCTGGAACTACCCGCTATCAATACCGTTTGGTGAAGTCATAATGGGCCTGATGGCCGGTAATGCAATCATCCTGAAGGTCGCGGCCGCCACGCCACTGGTAGGCGAGGCCATTGAAAAAATTATTACGGCGGGGAATTTACCAAAAGGTCTGTTTCAACAAATTGTTGGTTCGGGTGGCGCTGTGTCCCGGGCCTTTTTCGCCCACGGTATCGATAAAATCTTTTTCACCGGATCAGTTGCGGTAGGCAAGCAGTTAATGGAGCAAGCGGCTAAAACGCTGACGCCCCTGTCACTCGAACTGGGCGGCAATGATCCGATGCTGGTGTTCGAAGACGCGGATCTTGAACGTGCAACCAATGGCGCACTTTGGGCCGGGTTTCAGAATGCCGGTCAGTCCTGCGGCGGTGTGGAGCGAGTCTATGTGCACGAATCCGTTTACGATCCGTTCATGGCGTTAATGAAATCGAAAACAGAAGCCCTAAGACACGGTATGGGTCAGCAGTTTGATGTGGACATTGGCTCACTTACCACCCTCGGACAGCTCAACACGGTTAAACAACACCTGGAAGAGGCACTCAGCAAGGGCGCTGAAATTGTAGCCCAATCGAAAGCAGTAGGCGCGCAGGATGGATTTTTCCACCCGGCTACGTTATTAGCCAACACCAACAACGATATGCTGATCATAAAAGAAGAGACATTCGGACCCGTGATTCCGGTCATGAAGTTCGCTACTGAAGAGGAAGCCATAGCACAAGCCAATGAATCTGACTTGGCGCTCACCTCTTCTATTTGGACCAAAGATTTGGCCCGAGGCAGACGCATTGCGGCGGAACTGGAATCCGGCGTCACCACCATTAACGACCACCTATACACTCATGGTCTTTCCGAGATGCCCTGGGGTGGCTGGAAACACTCTGGTCTGGGGCGCACCCATGGCCATGAAGGCCTGCAAGAAATGACCCACGTGAAAGCGGTTAATTGGGATATCTTGCCGGTCAAACGGAACCTGTGGTGGTATCCTTTTGACGAAACCACTTACAACACGCTGTTAAATGCTCAACGAATGATGTACCCGCGCGATGCAAAGGAATTTGTTGGCAGCGCGCTTGGTGCGGCGCCGCAAATGGTGAAAAAAATGTTTACTAAATGGAAGCATAAGTAA
- a CDS encoding ABCB family ABC transporter ATP-binding protein/permease, which translates to MYNSVQGKRQQDSMSWAVVPRLLPYLWGFRYRVGLALGCLILAKLANVTVPVSLKYIIDDLDQSQQVHMVAVPLALVLAYGALRFSSVFFGELRDALFGRVAERALSLMGLEVFNHLHRLDLEYHLTRKTGGLSRDIDRGTSAVSFLMRALVFSVIPILVEVAMVIGVFVWHFDLLFVWITLAAVATYIFFSVIVTEWRTEYVRTANQKDSLANTRAIDSLLNYETVKYFNNEAFEADSYSRHLQEREQAKISSHLSLAALNSGQALIIAITITIMMLVASNQVTLGLMTLGDLAMINGLMIQVFIPLNALGFVYREMKRSLADVEAMFSILDIQPRVQDKANADDLPLNADGVRFHNVSFSYHGDRPILRNVSFVVSPGKKLAIVGSSGAGKSTIARLLFRFYDVTDGSITIGDVDIREVTQHSLRSHIGVVPQDTVLFNDTILENLRYGETGASQQAIESACDHAMLGGFIAALPNGYQTKVGERGLKVSGGEKQRIAIARTLLKKPRLFIFDEATSSLDTHTEKAINESLQTIAKNHTTLVIAHRLSTIIHCDEILVLDKGEVVEQGTHTQLMAQSGRYFSMWQMQHRSNT; encoded by the coding sequence ATGTACAATAGCGTACAAGGCAAGCGCCAACAAGACTCCATGAGTTGGGCTGTGGTGCCCAGGCTCTTACCCTACTTGTGGGGATTCCGCTATCGGGTGGGGTTGGCTCTGGGATGCTTGATACTGGCAAAACTTGCCAATGTTACGGTGCCAGTCAGCTTGAAATACATCATTGATGATCTCGATCAGTCCCAGCAGGTACACATGGTAGCGGTGCCGCTTGCTTTGGTGTTGGCGTACGGTGCATTGCGTTTCAGCAGTGTCTTTTTCGGCGAGCTGCGTGACGCGCTGTTCGGTCGGGTGGCAGAACGGGCTTTATCGCTTATGGGTTTGGAGGTTTTCAACCATCTTCACCGCCTTGATTTGGAATATCATCTCACCCGCAAAACCGGCGGATTGTCACGGGACATCGATCGGGGAACCAGTGCGGTCTCATTCTTAATGCGGGCTTTGGTTTTCAGTGTGATCCCAATATTGGTCGAGGTGGCCATGGTGATCGGGGTGTTTGTTTGGCACTTCGATTTACTCTTTGTGTGGATTACATTGGCTGCAGTCGCCACCTACATATTCTTTTCGGTCATCGTTACTGAGTGGAGGACGGAGTATGTTAGAACCGCTAACCAGAAGGACAGTTTGGCAAATACCCGTGCGATAGACAGCTTATTAAATTACGAAACCGTAAAGTATTTTAATAATGAGGCCTTTGAAGCAGACAGTTATTCCCGCCATCTACAAGAGCGGGAGCAAGCCAAAATCAGCAGCCACCTTTCGCTTGCCGCGCTCAATTCAGGGCAGGCTTTGATTATTGCGATAACCATAACCATCATGATGTTGGTTGCTTCCAATCAGGTGACGCTGGGTCTGATGACGCTGGGGGATCTGGCGATGATTAACGGATTGATGATTCAGGTCTTTATCCCCCTAAATGCGTTGGGTTTTGTCTACCGCGAGATGAAGCGCTCACTGGCTGATGTGGAAGCCATGTTCAGCATACTGGACATTCAACCACGAGTGCAGGACAAGGCCAACGCAGACGATTTGCCGTTGAATGCCGATGGGGTACGTTTTCACAATGTCAGTTTCAGCTATCACGGGGATAGACCGATTCTACGTAATGTGAGTTTCGTTGTGTCTCCCGGAAAAAAGCTTGCGATAGTGGGTTCCAGTGGTGCCGGAAAATCAACAATCGCGAGACTATTATTTCGCTTTTATGACGTCACCGATGGCAGCATTACGATCGGGGATGTTGATATCCGTGAAGTAACCCAACACAGCTTACGCTCGCATATCGGGGTCGTGCCTCAGGACACCGTCCTGTTCAACGACACCATTTTGGAGAACCTCCGGTACGGCGAAACCGGAGCCAGTCAGCAAGCGATAGAGTCTGCTTGTGATCACGCGATGCTAGGCGGGTTTATTGCTGCATTGCCTAATGGTTATCAGACCAAGGTTGGGGAGCGCGGATTAAAAGTCTCCGGCGGGGAAAAGCAACGTATCGCCATTGCACGCACGTTGTTGAAAAAGCCAAGGTTATTTATTTTTGACGAAGCCACTTCGTCATTGGACACTCACACAGAGAAAGCCATTAACGAGTCCCTGCAAACGATAGCGAAAAACCATACTACACTGGTAATCGCCCATCGTCTTTCGACCATAATCCATTGCGATGAAATTCTGGTGCTGGATAAAGGGGAAGTGGTGGAGCAGGGCACCCATACGCAATTGATGGCCCAATCGGGACGCTACTTTTCTATGTGGCAAATGCAACATCGTTCCAACACATAA